From the genome of Lotus japonicus ecotype B-129 chromosome 6, LjGifu_v1.2, one region includes:
- the LOC130725432 gene encoding uncharacterized protein LOC130725432 encodes MASVATHFSGFLLFFPVGVRRLLSSSSLYLQNPTHFRSKLWYFADPRWKNLDLYILLIALPIASFSELFFFLSFSGHPTYRFSFFQQSLSVLAFWALIILIIVYEYVGSSFMNESFVFVFGGIVFLVEYSVMGKGSSGLSGIVYGLLGGLTLACAASCFYLSVKPGAFFAEFLLSSGLVFKGTWLLQTGLSLYTDAFGLKGCQKISLLPPQQETVDMHCDLDEDSFRGVAMMQFLFTVHAFVVLVLAIGMFGVLASNRNLRCGESKGPLLAELESGSLRMRPLPELEME; translated from the coding sequence ATGGCATCGGTGGCAACCCATTTCTCAGgttttctcctcttcttcccCGTTGGCGTTCGTCGCTTACTCTCTTCATCCTCTCTCTACCTCCAAAACCCAACCCACTTCCGATCCAAACTCTGGTATTTCGCTGACCCACGCTGGAAGAATCTTGATCTCTACATTCTTCTCATAGCATTGCCAATCGCTTCATTCTCAGagcttttcttcttcctttccttTTCTGGCCACCCCACTTACAGATTCTCATTCTTCCAGCAATCTCTCTCGGTTTTGGCCTTCTGGGCACTCATCATATTGATCATTGTCTATGAATACGTGGGGTCTTCTTTTATGAATGaaagttttgtttttgttttcggTGGAATTGTTTTTTTGGTGGAGTACTCTGTGATGGGTAAAGGAAGTTCAGGTCTTTCTGGCATTGTGTATGGATTGTTGGGTGGATTGACTCTTGCTTGTGCTGCTTCTTGCTTTTACTTGTCAGTTAAGCCTGGTGCTTTTTTTGCTGAGTTTTTGTTGTCTTCTGGTTTGGTTTTCAAGGGCACTTGGTTGCTGCAAACTGGTCTTTCATTGTATACTGATGCATTTGGATTGAAAGGGTGTCAAAAGATTTCACTTTTGCCCCCTCAGCAGGAGACTGTTGATATGCATTGTGATCTTGATGAGGATAGTTTTAGAGGTGTTGCTATGATGCAGTTTTTGTTCACAGTGCATGCTTTTGTGGTTCTGGTTTTGGCTATTGGAATGTTTGGGGTGTTGGCGAGTAACCGGAATTTGAGATGTGGGGAGTCAAAGGGGCCATTGCTAGCTGAGCTTGAATCGGGGAGTTTGCGGATGCGTCCTCTTCCAGAGCTGGAGATGGAGTGA
- the LOC130722855 gene encoding protein PROTON GRADIENT REGULATION 5, chloroplastic: MATSVSATGCVGSSFYGSWGTSMTGEDYTALAKSTQVRVGRGKPVRLQPMMKNVNEGKGIFAPLVIVTRNIVGKKRFNQLRGKAIALHSQVITEFCKSIGADAKQRQGLIRLAKKNGEWLGFLA, translated from the exons ATGGCTACTTCAGTTTCTGCAACTGGGTGTGTTGGCTCCTCCTTCTATGGAAGCTGGGGAACCTCTATGACTGGTGAAGATTACACTGCGCTTGCCAAGTCGACACAAGTTCGTGTGGGAAGAGGAAAGCCAGTCAGGTTGCAACCCATGATGAAGAATGTCAATGAAGGGAAAGGTATATTTGCACCTCTTGTGATTGTCACTCGTAACATCGTTGGCAAGAAGCGTTTCAACCAGCTCAGAGGGAAAGCCATTGCTTTACACTCCCAG gtCATTACAGAATTCTGCAAATCAATAGGGGCAGATGCAAAGCAGAGACAAGGGCTGATCAGGTTGGCCAAGAAGAATGGAGAATGGCTGGGGTTTCTTGCATGA
- the LOC130722854 gene encoding eukaryotic translation initiation factor — protein sequence MTTEAAVEDVAAAPVPVPAPETGLKNKLDRKWTFWFDNQSKPKQGAAWGTSLRKVYTFDTVEEFWCLYDQIFKPSKLPNGGDFHMFKDGVEPKWEDPECANGGKWTVTSSRKGNLDTMWLETLMALIGEQLEDAEDICGVVASVRQWQDKLSLWTKTAANEAAQMSIGRKWKEIIDVTDKITYNFHEDAKNRGAKARYTV from the exons ATGACAACCGAAGCGGCCGTTGAAGACGTTGCGGCGGCGCCAGTGCCAGTGCCGGCACCGGAGACGGGTTTGAAGAACAAATTGGACAGAAAGTGGACTTTCTGGTTCGATAACCAATCGAAACCCAAGCAAGGTGCTGCTTGGGGAACCTCTCTTCGCAAGGTTTACACCTTCGACACCGTCGAGGAGTTCTGGTG TTTGTATGATCAGATATTCAAGCCCAGCAAGCTTCCTAATGGTGGGGACTTCCACATGTTCAAGGATGGGGTTGAACCAAAGTGGGAAGATCCTGAGTGTGCCAATGGAGGAAAATGGACTGTCACCAGCAGCAGGAAGGGCAATCTTGATACCATGTGGCTTGAAACT CTGATGGCTTTAATCGGGGAGCAACTTGAGGATGCTGAGGACATTTGCGGTGTGGTTGCAAGTGTGCGCCAGTGGCAGGACAAACTTTCATTATGGACAAAGACAGCAGCAAATGAAGCTGCACAG ATGAGCATTGGAAGGAAGTGGAAGGAAATCATTGATGTTACCGACAAGATAACATATAACTTCCAT GAAGATGCTAAAAATCGAGGTGCAAAGGCTCGATACACTGTATAA